From Bosea sp. NBC_00550, the proteins below share one genomic window:
- a CDS encoding alpha/beta fold hydrolase, whose amino-acid sequence MAGGSTARRLEAAEGAQSLTVGGVTLNYRVVGQGEPLICIHGVGSYLEAWEGVAERLSDRFRILTFDLRGHGRSSKVRGRYEIDDFVGDVLALADHAGFDSFNLAGFSLGGLIAQRIALTHQQRIRRLVLLATVAGRTEEERERVEARLAALQAGDRGSHYDASLSRWLTEGFQAENPELITKLHQRNAENDPECYAAAYRVLAQTDFGGLLDQIRVPVLIATGEEDAGSNPRMALYMHERITGSKLHILPGLRHSILTEALGQVAGLMRDFLGDGREEQQA is encoded by the coding sequence ATGGCCGGAGGCTCGACCGCTCGGCGTCTCGAGGCTGCGGAAGGGGCGCAGAGCCTGACCGTCGGCGGCGTGACGCTCAACTATCGCGTGGTGGGGCAGGGCGAGCCGCTCATCTGCATCCATGGCGTCGGCTCTTATCTGGAGGCCTGGGAAGGCGTTGCCGAGCGCCTCTCCGACCGCTTCCGCATCCTGACTTTCGACCTGCGCGGCCATGGCCGGTCGAGCAAGGTGCGCGGGCGCTACGAGATCGACGATTTCGTCGGTGACGTGCTGGCGCTGGCCGACCATGCCGGCTTCGACAGTTTCAATCTCGCCGGCTTCTCGCTCGGCGGGCTGATCGCGCAGCGCATCGCGCTGACGCATCAGCAGCGCATCCGCCGGCTCGTGCTGCTCGCGACGGTGGCCGGGCGGACGGAGGAGGAGCGCGAGCGGGTCGAGGCGCGGCTCGCGGCCCTGCAGGCCGGCGATCGCGGCTCGCATTACGACGCCTCGCTCTCGCGCTGGCTGACCGAAGGTTTCCAGGCAGAGAACCCTGAGCTCATCACGAAGCTGCACCAGCGCAACGCGGAGAACGACCCGGAGTGCTATGCTGCGGCCTATCGCGTGCTGGCGCAGACGGATTTCGGCGGGCTGCTCGACCAGATCCGCGTCCCGGTCCTGATCGCGACCGGCGAGGAGGATGCCGGCTCCAATCCGCGCATGGCGCTCTACATGCACGAGCGCATCACCGGCTCGAAGCTGCATATCCTGCCGGGCCTGCGTCACTCGATCCTAACCGAGGCGCTCGGACAGGTCGCCGGGCTGATGCGCGATTTCCTCGGCGACGGCAGGGAGGAACAGCAAGCATGA
- a CDS encoding NIPSNAP family protein: protein MIVEERIYRIRNGRMGRYLQLVREEGLAIQQPILGQLVGYFTTEIGALSHVTHLWAYADFEDRTRRRQQLADDPRWQAFLPKLSENIEQAENRILLPTDFSPLR from the coding sequence ATGATCGTAGAGGAACGCATCTACCGCATCCGCAACGGGCGCATGGGCCGCTATCTGCAGCTCGTGCGCGAGGAGGGGCTGGCGATCCAGCAGCCGATCCTCGGCCAGCTGGTCGGCTACTTCACGACCGAGATCGGGGCACTCAGCCATGTGACCCATCTCTGGGCCTATGCCGATTTCGAGGACAGAACACGCCGGCGCCAGCAGCTCGCGGATGATCCGCGCTGGCAGGCCTTCCTGCCGAAGCTTTCGGAGAACATCGAGCAGGCCGAGAACCGGATCCTGCTGCCCACGGATTTTTCGCCGCTGCGC